A portion of the Lysinibacillus timonensis genome contains these proteins:
- the mazG gene encoding nucleoside triphosphate pyrophosphohydrolase: protein MNEITILGLGAGDIDQLPLGIYKKLKKAQRIFVRTNDHPVLIDLEKEGIRFTSFDDIYEKHETFHPVYEEISQRLIDESIQSSVIYAVPGHPLVAEQTVQLLIRAEHEGRAKLKIEGGQSFLDPIFATLKIDPIDGFQLFDGTSFSIHDVNMRAHVLIAQVYDSYSASEVKLTLMEKYRDDYPVTVITAAGSLNEKVTTIPLYELDQVVEVNNLTTVYVPPVINDDDALKDWSTFRKIITTLRGPNGCPWDKEQTHESLKKYLIEEVHEFLAAVDEEDDFGMVEELGDILLQVFLHAQIGEDNGYFNLEEVLASINAKMIRRHPHVFGEVLVKDSNDVIINWESIKKLEKGEHEQSILKGEYRASSSLQTSFNYQKKAATVGFDWPNEDDVWRKFEEEWQEFREEIQTGSNQTRLDEFGDVLFTLVNIARFYKISPEEAMIHANEKFTRRFQYIEKQVKESGKTFDDFTLEQLDTFWNEAKLKEKERL, encoded by the coding sequence TTGAATGAAATTACAATATTAGGTTTAGGTGCTGGTGATATCGATCAGTTACCCTTAGGGATTTATAAAAAGTTAAAAAAAGCGCAACGAATCTTTGTAAGAACAAATGATCACCCTGTCTTAATAGACTTAGAAAAAGAAGGAATTCGATTTACTAGTTTTGATGATATATATGAGAAACATGAAACATTTCACCCGGTCTATGAGGAAATTTCACAACGTCTAATCGATGAATCCATACAAAGTTCCGTCATTTATGCAGTACCTGGACATCCATTGGTAGCAGAACAAACTGTACAGCTCCTTATTCGTGCTGAACATGAGGGTAGGGCAAAGTTAAAAATTGAAGGTGGTCAAAGCTTTTTAGATCCAATTTTTGCTACATTAAAGATAGATCCGATTGATGGATTTCAGCTTTTTGATGGCACAAGTTTTTCGATTCATGACGTGAATATGAGGGCTCATGTATTAATTGCTCAAGTTTACGATTCCTATAGTGCTTCTGAAGTAAAATTAACCTTAATGGAAAAATACCGTGATGATTATCCAGTGACAGTCATAACGGCAGCAGGATCTTTAAATGAAAAGGTAACAACCATTCCGTTATATGAACTCGATCAGGTAGTTGAAGTGAATAACTTAACTACGGTGTATGTCCCGCCAGTAATTAATGATGATGATGCACTGAAAGATTGGTCAACTTTCCGTAAAATTATTACAACCTTAAGGGGACCAAATGGATGTCCTTGGGATAAAGAGCAAACACATGAGAGCCTAAAAAAATATTTAATTGAAGAGGTACATGAGTTTTTAGCAGCAGTTGATGAGGAAGATGACTTTGGAATGGTCGAAGAATTAGGAGATATTCTTCTTCAGGTCTTTTTACACGCGCAAATTGGCGAGGATAACGGCTACTTTAATTTAGAGGAAGTGCTAGCTTCTATTAATGCAAAGATGATTCGACGTCATCCACATGTATTTGGTGAAGTACTAGTGAAGGATTCAAACGATGTTATTATAAATTGGGAATCAATCAAAAAGCTTGAAAAAGGGGAACATGAACAATCTATTTTAAAAGGAGAATATCGAGCTAGTTCATCATTGCAAACTAGCTTTAATTATCAAAAAAAAGCTGCAACTGTTGGATTCGATTGGCCGAATGAGGACGATGTTTGGAGGAAATTTGAAGAAGAATGGCAGGAGTTTCGTGAAGAAATTCAAACTGGTTCTAACCAAACTAGATTGGACGAGTTTGGCGATGTCTTATTTACATTAGTAAATATCGCACGCTTCTATAAAATTTCACCTGAAGAAGCAATGATTCATGCAAATGAGAAATTCACAAGAAGATTTCAATATATTGAAAAACAAGTGAAGGAAAGTGGCAAAACATTTGATGACTTTACACTAGAACAATTAGATACATTTTGGAACGAAGCAAAATTGAAGGAAAAAGAGAGGTTATAA
- the spoVT gene encoding stage V sporulation protein T, with protein sequence MKATGIVRRIDDLGRVVIPKEIRRTMRIREGDPLEIYTDREGEVILKKYSPINDLGEFAKEYVESLYETIGTPALISDRDEMIAVAGVSKKDYVSRRLSTFAEDFMKQRSVVLEKNEENIELVPGQFEQVKSYCVAPIISNGDTIGAVYLISKVHFITEVEQKAAETAANFLAKQMEN encoded by the coding sequence ATGAAAGCAACAGGCATTGTCCGACGTATTGATGATCTAGGACGCGTTGTTATTCCAAAAGAAATTAGGAGAACAATGCGTATTCGTGAAGGCGACCCTTTAGAAATTTATACTGATAGGGAAGGCGAAGTTATCTTAAAAAAATATTCTCCTATAAATGACTTAGGTGAATTTGCTAAAGAGTATGTTGAGTCATTATATGAGACAATAGGAACACCAGCACTTATTAGTGACCGTGACGAAATGATTGCTGTTGCAGGTGTATCCAAAAAAGATTATGTAAGTAGACGTCTTTCTACATTTGCTGAAGATTTTATGAAACAACGTTCGGTTGTTTTAGAAAAGAATGAAGAGAATATTGAGCTAGTTCCAGGTCAATTTGAACAAGTTAAGTCATATTGTGTTGCTCCAATTATTTCAAATGGTGATACTATTGGAGCTGTCTATCTAATATCAAAAGTGCACTTCATTACAGAAGTTGAACAAAAAGCGGCAGAAACAGCTGCAAACTTTTTAGCAAAACAAATGGAAAACTAA
- the mfd gene encoding transcription-repair coupling factor → MDVLHQLFSQDKHIYNLIQNIEDPNNQSQLISGLTGSARPVLIHSIFKQLKKPIYILSPNLLQAQKLVEDLTSLLGEEFVHYYPAEEFIAADLTISSPELRAERIATLGHMIRNEVAVYVIPVAGLRKMMTPVEQWKRSYLEAEVGKDIEINDWLSQLISMGYTRSQMVTTPGEFALRGGILDVYPPYAESPIRIELFDTEIDSIREFSADDQRSIQKLNSIRILPAADLLLNSSQRIALAERLEKALANSLKKIKKQELQETLFQNIQYDMEMLREGNIPNHITKYGSLLFEDPTYLGDYFSKDGIVLFDELGRIQEVMDAWEKEEEEWFIALLEEGKIVHDVKPSFSFKEIIAMITQPKLYFALFTRTFSGIKISKTINFSCKPMQQFHGQMPLLQTEVERWNNEKFTVLFIGQGNERLKKIQSTLEDYNINSMLSAPKEDGIYLVDGQLSSGFELPLQKLAVVTDDELFKQQAKKKKARPQKMSNAERIKSYTEIKPGDYVVHVHHGIGKYIGIETLEVNGTHKDYLHIRYRADDKLYVPVEQIDLIQKYVASEGKEPKLHKLGGAEWKKAKAKVSSAVQDIADDLIKLYAKREAEKGYSFSPDTDEQRSFEEAFPYEETEDQLRSIIEVKRDMERERPMDRLVCGDVGYGKTEVAIRAAFKAIMDGKQVAFLVPTTILAQQHYESIIERFEEYAINVGLLSRFRTKKQQAETLKGLKEGTVDMVIGTHRILSKDVVFHDLGLLIVDEEQRFGVTHKEKIKQLKTNVDVLTLTATPIPRTLHMSMVGVRDLSVIETPPQNRFPVQTYVMEYNGALVREAIEREMARGGQTFYLYNRVEDMTRKVEEIQMLVPEARVGYAHGKMTETQLESIILSFLDGEYDVLVTTTIIETGVDMPNVNTLIVHDADRMGLSQLYQLRGRVGRSNRVAYAYFMYQRDKVLTDVAEQRLQAVKEFTELGSGFKIAMRDLSIRGAGNLLGAQQHGFIDSVGFDLYSQMLEDAIKERQGTKQEEKADVEIILHIDAYIPDSYIPDGYQKIQMYKRIKSMDHIEDYNEIFDEMIDRFGNLPDETVNLLRVARMKVWALEAGITAIKEKQKVISIYLSEEGTANVDGSRIVSESMKFERAVGFSMDGPKLIVSIDEKKCGKFNPFGVLEEMVEMIAKTKKNLVNQ, encoded by the coding sequence ATGGACGTTTTACACCAATTATTCTCTCAAGATAAACATATATATAATCTAATCCAAAATATAGAGGACCCTAATAATCAATCTCAGCTAATAAGTGGTTTAACGGGTAGTGCGAGGCCAGTACTGATTCATTCGATATTTAAACAATTAAAAAAGCCTATCTATATACTATCCCCAAATCTTTTGCAGGCACAAAAACTTGTCGAAGACTTAACTTCTCTTTTAGGTGAAGAATTTGTTCATTACTACCCAGCCGAGGAGTTTATTGCGGCTGATTTAACTATTTCCTCACCAGAATTACGTGCAGAACGTATAGCCACGTTAGGACATATGATTCGAAATGAAGTAGCAGTATACGTTATTCCGGTAGCTGGCTTGAGAAAAATGATGACACCAGTGGAACAATGGAAAAGGAGTTATCTGGAAGCGGAAGTTGGAAAAGATATTGAAATAAATGATTGGTTATCTCAATTAATTTCAATGGGCTATACTAGAAGTCAAATGGTTACTACACCCGGTGAGTTTGCTTTACGAGGGGGGATATTAGATGTTTACCCACCGTATGCAGAGTCACCTATTCGTATTGAACTATTTGATACTGAAATTGACTCAATAAGAGAATTCTCAGCAGACGACCAACGTTCAATACAAAAATTAAATTCAATTCGGATATTACCAGCAGCAGACTTACTGTTAAATTCCAGTCAAAGAATAGCGCTTGCTGAGAGGCTAGAGAAGGCGCTTGCTAATAGCTTGAAAAAAATAAAAAAACAAGAGCTTCAAGAAACACTATTTCAAAATATTCAATATGATATGGAAATGCTTCGTGAAGGTAATATACCGAATCATATAACTAAATATGGTTCATTACTGTTTGAAGATCCAACATACCTAGGTGATTATTTCTCGAAAGATGGAATTGTCCTATTTGATGAATTAGGCCGAATTCAAGAAGTGATGGATGCATGGGAAAAAGAAGAAGAGGAATGGTTTATAGCTCTATTAGAAGAAGGAAAAATTGTTCACGATGTAAAACCATCTTTTTCTTTTAAAGAAATTATAGCAATGATTACACAACCAAAATTGTATTTTGCCCTATTCACTCGTACTTTTAGTGGTATTAAAATATCAAAAACTATTAATTTCTCTTGTAAACCAATGCAACAATTCCATGGCCAGATGCCATTATTACAAACTGAAGTTGAACGATGGAATAATGAAAAGTTTACAGTACTTTTTATAGGTCAAGGTAATGAGAGATTAAAGAAAATTCAAAGCACTCTAGAAGATTACAATATTAATAGTATGCTTAGTGCACCTAAAGAGGACGGTATTTATTTAGTAGATGGTCAACTTTCTTCGGGCTTTGAACTACCTCTACAAAAACTAGCAGTTGTAACAGATGATGAATTATTTAAACAACAAGCAAAGAAGAAAAAGGCACGACCTCAAAAAATGTCTAATGCGGAACGTATTAAAAGCTATACAGAAATAAAGCCTGGTGACTATGTTGTACATGTTCATCACGGAATTGGGAAATATATAGGAATTGAAACATTAGAAGTGAATGGTACGCATAAAGACTATCTTCACATTCGATATCGTGCAGATGATAAATTGTATGTCCCAGTTGAGCAAATAGATTTAATACAAAAATATGTTGCTTCAGAAGGGAAAGAGCCAAAACTCCATAAGCTTGGTGGAGCTGAGTGGAAAAAGGCAAAAGCAAAGGTTTCATCTGCTGTTCAAGATATTGCAGATGATTTAATTAAACTATATGCAAAAAGAGAAGCAGAAAAAGGTTATTCATTTTCACCAGATACCGATGAACAACGATCCTTTGAAGAGGCATTTCCATACGAAGAAACAGAAGACCAATTACGTTCAATTATTGAAGTAAAGCGTGATATGGAAAGAGAAAGACCAATGGACCGATTAGTTTGTGGAGATGTAGGTTATGGTAAAACAGAGGTTGCCATTCGTGCTGCTTTTAAGGCCATTATGGATGGTAAACAGGTTGCGTTTTTAGTGCCGACGACTATTTTAGCGCAACAGCATTATGAATCAATAATCGAACGTTTTGAAGAATATGCCATCAATGTTGGGCTCTTAAGCCGATTTAGAACAAAAAAACAACAAGCGGAGACATTAAAGGGGCTAAAGGAAGGAACAGTAGATATGGTCATTGGTACACACCGTATTCTTTCAAAAGATGTTGTGTTCCATGACTTAGGTTTACTAATTGTAGATGAAGAACAAAGGTTTGGTGTAACGCATAAGGAAAAAATTAAGCAGTTAAAAACAAATGTAGACGTATTAACTTTAACTGCTACACCTATTCCAAGAACATTACACATGTCTATGGTAGGAGTACGTGATTTATCAGTTATTGAAACTCCGCCTCAAAATCGATTCCCTGTACAAACGTACGTGATGGAGTACAACGGTGCTTTAGTACGCGAGGCAATTGAACGTGAGATGGCAAGAGGTGGACAGACATTCTATCTATATAATCGAGTAGAGGATATGACGAGAAAAGTTGAAGAAATTCAAATGCTTGTACCAGAAGCAAGGGTAGGGTATGCTCACGGCAAAATGACAGAAACCCAGCTTGAATCTATCATATTAAGCTTCTTAGACGGCGAATATGATGTTCTTGTCACGACTACAATTATTGAAACTGGCGTTGACATGCCAAATGTAAATACATTAATTGTACATGATGCTGATCGAATGGGACTTTCTCAACTTTATCAATTGCGCGGTCGTGTAGGACGTTCAAATAGAGTTGCCTATGCTTATTTCATGTACCAACGTGATAAGGTGTTAACCGACGTTGCAGAACAAAGACTTCAAGCGGTTAAAGAGTTTACAGAATTAGGCTCTGGATTTAAGATTGCAATGCGTGACTTATCAATACGTGGCGCTGGTAACCTTTTAGGTGCACAGCAACACGGCTTTATTGATTCAGTTGGGTTTGATTTGTATTCTCAAATGCTAGAAGATGCTATTAAAGAACGCCAAGGAACCAAACAAGAGGAAAAAGCAGATGTTGAAATCATATTGCATATAGATGCCTATATACCTGACTCATATATACCCGATGGTTACCAAAAGATTCAAATGTATAAACGAATTAAATCGATGGATCATATAGAAGATTATAATGAGATATTTGATGAAATGATTGACAGGTTTGGTAATTTGCCAGATGAAACGGTCAATTTATTGCGCGTTGCTCGAATGAAAGTGTGGGCATTAGAAGCAGGCATTACTGCTATTAAAGAGAAACAAAAGGTCATTTCCATTTACTTATCAGAAGAGGGAACAGCTAATGTAGACGGTAGTAGAATTGTTTCAGAATCAATGAAATTTGAACGAGCAGTAGGTTTTAGTATGGATGGACCAAAGTTAATAGTAAGTATTGATGAAAAGAAATGTGGAAAGTTCAATCCGTTTGGTGTGTTAGAAGAAATGGTCGAAATGATTGCTAAAACAAAAAAGAATCTTGTTAATCAATAA
- the yabP gene encoding sporulation protein YabP: MTLHQESNRYTITSGDHLVTVRNRKRMDMTSVKEIERFDQEEFYVKTAEGNLLIRGEELKIVHLDVDKGLLTLEGNVRQLQYDDEENGLSKGFLHKLFG; this comes from the coding sequence ATGACACTACATCAAGAAAGTAATCGTTATACTATTACATCTGGAGACCATCTTGTGACAGTGCGTAATAGAAAAAGAATGGACATGACTTCTGTTAAGGAGATTGAACGTTTCGATCAAGAAGAATTTTATGTAAAAACAGCGGAAGGAAATTTACTAATCCGTGGGGAAGAACTAAAAATCGTTCATTTAGACGTTGATAAAGGATTGTTAACGTTAGAAGGTAATGTAAGACAATTACAATATGATGATGAAGAAAACGGGTTATCTAAAGGCTTCCTCCATAAATTATTTGGATGA
- a CDS encoding ribose-phosphate diphosphokinase has product MPYQYADSKLKIFSLNSNYPLAQEIAEIMGVELGKSSVKHFSDGEVQISIEESIRGCDVFIVQSTSAPVNEHLMELLIMVDAVKRASARTVNVVIPYYGYARQDRKAKAREPITAKLVANLLETAGATRVIVLDLHAPQIQGFFDILIDHLMAVPLLSEYFLSKNYSPEELVIVSPDHGGVTRARKMAERLKAPIAIIDKRRPKPNVAEVMNIVGNIEGKVCILIDDIIDTAGTITLGANALKENGAKEVYACCSHPVLSGPAIERIENSPIKELVVTNTIQLPEEKRSPKVKQLSVANLMADAISRVYENKSVSTLFD; this is encoded by the coding sequence ATGCCGTATCAATATGCAGATTCAAAACTTAAAATCTTTTCACTAAATTCAAACTATCCATTAGCACAAGAAATTGCAGAAATTATGGGTGTTGAACTAGGGAAATCTTCTGTAAAACATTTCAGTGATGGAGAAGTCCAAATCAGTATTGAAGAAAGTATCCGTGGATGCGATGTTTTCATTGTTCAGTCCACTTCTGCTCCAGTAAATGAACATTTAATGGAATTATTAATTATGGTTGATGCGGTTAAACGAGCTTCTGCTCGTACTGTTAACGTTGTCATTCCTTATTATGGTTATGCTCGTCAAGACCGAAAAGCAAAAGCACGTGAGCCAATTACTGCAAAATTAGTTGCCAACTTATTAGAAACTGCGGGAGCTACTCGTGTTATCGTTTTAGATTTACATGCTCCACAAATTCAAGGTTTCTTCGATATTTTAATTGATCACTTAATGGCAGTACCTTTACTTTCTGAATATTTCTTATCAAAAAATTATTCTCCAGAAGAATTAGTTATTGTATCACCTGATCATGGTGGAGTAACAAGAGCAAGAAAAATGGCAGAAAGATTAAAAGCCCCAATTGCAATTATCGATAAACGCCGTCCGAAACCAAATGTAGCAGAAGTAATGAATATTGTTGGTAACATTGAAGGTAAGGTTTGTATCCTAATCGATGATATTATTGACACTGCTGGTACAATTACGCTTGGTGCTAACGCATTGAAAGAAAATGGCGCAAAAGAAGTCTATGCTTGCTGTTCACATCCGGTATTATCGGGTCCAGCTATTGAACGTATTGAAAATTCACCAATTAAAGAGTTAGTAGTGACAAACACAATTCAACTTCCAGAGGAAAAACGCTCTCCAAAAGTGAAACAATTATCTGTAGCTAATTTAATGGCGGATGCAATTTCTCGCGTATACGAAAACAAATCTGTAAGTACATTATTCGATTAA
- a CDS encoding 50S ribosomal protein L25/general stress protein Ctc — translation MSVTLQATKRTTGAKSTLTSLRRQGKLPAVLYGYNIESMPIVLDYLETAKAVQNFGRTSVFQIDVEGKRVNAVLNEIQRCARKGTVKHVDFLSINMSEELEVEVPVVLTGDSIGVKTGGVITQPTRLITIKVKPSDMPEQIEIDVSSLDIGDTLSVRDLRDKIQFEVINPDEDTLVTVTPPVTVSDDTAGQGDTENQDIKATEAPESES, via the coding sequence ATGAGCGTTACTCTACAGGCGACAAAGAGAACTACTGGTGCAAAATCTACATTAACAAGCTTAAGAAGACAGGGGAAATTACCTGCTGTGTTGTATGGTTATAATATTGAATCAATGCCGATTGTTTTAGATTATCTGGAAACGGCAAAGGCTGTTCAAAATTTTGGTCGTACAAGTGTTTTTCAAATTGATGTTGAAGGAAAAAGAGTCAATGCTGTTTTGAATGAAATTCAACGATGTGCACGAAAAGGTACAGTGAAACATGTAGATTTTCTATCCATCAATATGTCTGAAGAGTTAGAAGTAGAAGTACCTGTAGTACTTACTGGTGATTCAATTGGAGTTAAAACAGGCGGTGTAATAACGCAACCAACGAGACTGATTACAATCAAAGTAAAACCATCTGATATGCCTGAACAAATTGAAATCGATGTTTCATCTTTAGATATAGGGGATACTTTATCAGTAAGAGATTTACGAGATAAAATTCAATTTGAGGTAATCAATCCGGACGAGGATACTTTAGTGACTGTTACTCCACCAGTTACAGTGTCTGATGATACTGCAGGCCAAGGAGATACTGAAAATCAAGATATAAAAGCTACAGAAGCACCTGAATCTGAAAGTTAA
- the yabQ gene encoding spore cortex biosynthesis protein YabQ — protein MTVSEQFVSIIMMMASGILVGAIIDCIRLIFSALSPKSLLKRFTIGIELIVWAILGALTFYIIYLLKGGEWRLVDPVAQISGIFLYESLFQPFFRFLGRIILAIIIRPIFIFFTLILTLIRRIILLILRIIMFLLTPFRKIFTKNFTKIHSKFRRTTFKKS, from the coding sequence ATGACGGTTAGCGAACAATTCGTAAGTATTATAATGATGATGGCAAGTGGGATTTTAGTAGGTGCAATTATCGATTGTATACGACTAATATTTAGTGCTCTTTCGCCAAAGTCATTATTGAAGAGATTTACAATTGGAATAGAACTAATCGTTTGGGCAATACTGGGTGCCCTAACATTTTATATAATATACTTATTAAAGGGTGGAGAATGGCGTTTAGTTGATCCTGTAGCACAGATTTCGGGTATCTTTTTGTATGAGTCCCTCTTCCAACCATTCTTCCGATTTTTAGGACGTATTATTTTAGCAATTATTATAAGGCCTATTTTCATATTTTTTACATTAATTTTGACATTAATAAGGAGGATAATATTACTAATATTACGTATTATTATGTTTTTATTAACTCCTTTTCGAAAGATATTTACAAAAAATTTTACAAAGATCCATTCAAAATTTAGGAGAACTACCTTTAAAAAAAGTTAA
- a CDS encoding anti-sigma-F factor Fin, translating to MTVRYRCRHCETEIGTLPFDADETIKKLHLFEVGEVDDYVEKDENGHTTVHCICEHCEDSLRQFPDYYALKKWLQ from the coding sequence ATGACTGTTCGATATCGCTGTCGACATTGTGAAACAGAAATTGGAACATTACCATTTGATGCAGATGAAACCATTAAAAAACTTCATTTATTTGAAGTTGGTGAAGTAGATGATTATGTTGAAAAAGATGAAAATGGACATACTACAGTACATTGTATTTGTGAACATTGTGAAGATTCATTACGTCAATTTCCAGATTATTATGCGCTAAAAAAATGGCTTCAATAA
- a CDS encoding polysaccharide biosynthesis protein, with product MSKNFGMKGYMKGALLLTVAAVIVKILSAVYRIPFQNLVGDQGFYIYQQVYPFISFFVVWTSGGFAVAISKMLADAEISNNSTHQKGFISRTIFYYLTILSIVFFIILFFGADILANLMGDENLAQLVRTGSFVTLFMPILALMKGVFQSRGEMAPVAYAQVFEQFIRVFIILVGTLIIMFTTKSLYGAGNIAVLGTVVGEIAGVVLLILFLKKKVILSKGKFTGQKRWPIIKEVTLLSISVSMSSLLILCLQLIDSFTVYSLMIQHGVEGQVAQVAKGIYDRGQPLIQLGIVIASSLSLAIVPLVAHHTRKKGGRSALPFIQLTYRSALLFGVAASLGLVIVMPYVNTMLFETNDLSNVLRISVLQIIPLSIILTITAILQGMGKLRIPAMIIVGALVVKGVGNFLLVPTFHVLGAAVSSGLGLYFCAILLTVYTRNLIIGDLAGSNFYIKLIGASISMAVAVLLMDNLLQIFNGFISSVRIEAVIFGICLIVIGAFVFLTFVGKTRMLAEKEWFLLPFGRKMATYQLWLNKRK from the coding sequence ATGTCTAAAAACTTTGGGATGAAGGGGTATATGAAAGGTGCACTTTTGTTAACAGTCGCAGCTGTCATTGTTAAAATCCTAAGTGCTGTTTACCGTATTCCCTTCCAAAACTTAGTTGGAGACCAAGGTTTTTATATTTACCAACAAGTTTACCCATTTATATCTTTCTTTGTTGTATGGACATCAGGAGGATTTGCAGTAGCGATATCGAAAATGTTGGCTGATGCTGAAATAAGTAATAATTCGACACATCAAAAGGGGTTTATTTCCCGTACAATTTTTTATTATTTAACTATATTGTCTATAGTTTTTTTCATCATATTATTTTTCGGGGCGGATATTTTAGCAAATCTTATGGGTGATGAAAACCTTGCACAACTAGTAAGAACTGGTTCATTCGTTACTTTATTTATGCCTATATTAGCCTTAATGAAGGGCGTTTTTCAATCACGTGGAGAGATGGCACCTGTCGCATATGCTCAAGTGTTTGAACAGTTTATTCGAGTATTCATCATATTAGTAGGCACGCTCATCATCATGTTCACAACAAAATCTTTATATGGGGCTGGGAATATAGCGGTTCTAGGCACCGTGGTTGGCGAAATTGCAGGAGTTGTATTGCTAATTCTTTTTTTGAAAAAGAAAGTGATTCTCTCAAAAGGTAAATTTACTGGTCAAAAGAGATGGCCAATCATAAAAGAAGTTACATTGCTTAGTATTAGTGTAAGTATGAGTAGCTTACTAATCCTTTGTTTACAATTAATTGATTCGTTCACGGTTTATTCTTTAATGATACAACATGGTGTTGAGGGTCAAGTAGCCCAAGTAGCAAAAGGGATCTATGACCGTGGTCAACCACTAATTCAGTTAGGGATTGTTATAGCATCGTCCTTGTCTTTAGCAATTGTGCCTCTTGTTGCACATCATACAAGAAAAAAAGGTGGACGTAGTGCCTTGCCTTTTATCCAATTGACATATAGAAGTGCTTTGTTGTTTGGCGTTGCAGCATCTTTAGGTCTTGTAATTGTAATGCCGTATGTGAATACTATGTTGTTTGAAACAAATGATTTATCAAATGTATTAAGAATTTCCGTACTACAAATTATCCCCTTATCGATTATTCTGACCATTACAGCTATTTTACAAGGGATGGGAAAATTAAGGATACCCGCTATGATAATAGTTGGAGCACTTGTTGTTAAAGGTGTTGGGAATTTCTTGTTAGTACCAACTTTTCACGTTTTAGGTGCTGCAGTTTCGAGCGGTTTAGGTTTATACTTTTGTGCAATATTACTAACTGTTTATACTCGTAATTTAATAATAGGGGATTTAGCCGGAAGTAACTTTTACATAAAGCTAATAGGTGCCTCTATTTCAATGGCAGTAGCAGTTTTACTGATGGACAACCTATTGCAAATATTTAATGGATTTATAAGCTCGGTAAGAATTGAAGCAGTTATTTTTGGTATATGTTTAATAGTAATTGGTGCATTTGTTTTTTTAACTTTTGTTGGAAAAACTCGAATGTTAGCGGAGAAAGAGTGGTTTTTATTACCGTTTGGTCGAAAAATGGCAACATATCAACTTTGGTTAAATAAAAGAAAGTAG
- a CDS encoding RNA-binding S4 domain-containing protein produces the protein MRLDKYLKVSRLIKRRTLAKEVAEQGRITINGKAAKASTTVKINDELAIRFGQKVVTARVDDIRENVRKEEAAKMFTILKEEKLEKVELQFIDDED, from the coding sequence TTGCGTTTAGATAAATATTTAAAAGTATCGCGTTTAATTAAACGTCGAACATTAGCAAAAGAAGTAGCAGAGCAAGGGAGAATCACAATTAATGGGAAAGCAGCCAAAGCAAGTACTACGGTGAAAATAAATGACGAACTAGCTATTCGTTTTGGGCAAAAGGTAGTAACTGCACGAGTTGATGATATTCGTGAGAATGTTCGGAAAGAAGAAGCAGCAAAGATGTTTACAATATTGAAAGAAGAAAAGCTGGAAAAAGTTGAGCTGCAATTTATCGATGATGAAGATTAG
- the pth gene encoding aminoacyl-tRNA hydrolase, producing the protein MKLIVGLGNPGKQYEHTRHNIGFECIDAIAEKWNAPLNQLKFNGCYTTVHRPEGKVMLLKPLTYMNLSGECVRPIMDYFDISVENLIVIYDDLDLEVGKLRLRQKGSAGGHNGIKSLIHHLGTQEFNRIRVGISRPPQGMKVPDYVLSKFTKDEDPIIYSAVNNTVNAIETSLSKKFLEVMNEFNVSK; encoded by the coding sequence ATGAAACTGATTGTTGGGTTAGGTAATCCAGGAAAACAATATGAACATACCCGTCATAACATTGGTTTTGAATGTATCGACGCTATAGCAGAAAAATGGAATGCTCCGTTAAATCAACTTAAATTTAATGGTTGTTATACAACGGTACATCGCCCTGAAGGCAAAGTAATGCTTTTAAAACCACTAACTTATATGAACTTATCAGGTGAATGTGTTCGGCCTATTATGGACTACTTTGATATAAGCGTTGAAAATCTTATTGTTATTTACGATGACTTAGATTTAGAAGTTGGAAAATTACGCTTGAGACAAAAGGGAAGTGCTGGTGGTCATAATGGAATCAAATCCTTAATTCATCATTTAGGCACTCAAGAATTTAATAGAATTAGGGTAGGCATTAGTCGTCCACCGCAAGGAATGAAAGTCCCCGACTACGTACTTTCTAAATTTACAAAAGATGAAGATCCTATCATTTATAGTGCAGTTAACAATACAGTCAACGCGATTGAAACTTCTTTATCTAAAAAGTTCTTAGAAGTTATGAACGAATTTAACGTTTCTAAATAG